The Planococcus liqunii genome includes a region encoding these proteins:
- a CDS encoding PP2C family protein-serine/threonine phosphatase — MVHKIENQYKEILNQYMQRQSEQNLYVGQNFSRQLISENISPEEVISVHKAAMQEIYKELPDVVWHSFDFLIEMMINYGLALQERQSLLQRQEEIRVEMDLAANVQETLLKTKLPALKGLDIGLLSIPARKMNGDYIYFISDEEGHAGIAVADVIGKGLPAALCMSMVKFGMDSLNNSPASPSEVLGVINRVVEKSIDDSMFVSMFYGRYDASTAALTYGSAGHEPAILYRSKTGEFDELYAKGLLLGVSPAAAYEEHTVQLEENDLVIMMTDGVTEGRTDEGFIEREVIFELIQQKKDEPAQTIVQHVYDELERMQNAELRDDFTLVIYKKV, encoded by the coding sequence ATGGTCCACAAAATCGAAAATCAATACAAAGAAATTTTGAATCAGTATATGCAAAGGCAGTCTGAACAAAATCTGTATGTGGGTCAAAACTTCAGCCGCCAGCTTATTTCTGAAAACATCTCTCCAGAAGAAGTGATCAGTGTCCACAAAGCGGCAATGCAGGAAATTTACAAGGAGCTGCCGGATGTTGTCTGGCATTCCTTTGATTTTCTGATTGAAATGATGATCAATTACGGCTTGGCTCTACAGGAACGCCAAAGCTTACTGCAGCGCCAGGAAGAAATACGGGTGGAAATGGATTTGGCGGCGAATGTTCAGGAAACTTTGCTGAAAACAAAGTTGCCGGCCTTAAAAGGTTTGGATATTGGCCTATTGTCGATTCCTGCCCGCAAAATGAACGGAGATTACATATACTTTATCAGTGACGAAGAAGGCCATGCCGGAATCGCCGTTGCCGACGTAATCGGCAAAGGACTGCCGGCAGCTCTTTGCATGTCCATGGTCAAATTTGGCATGGACAGTTTGAATAATTCCCCGGCCAGCCCAAGTGAAGTACTGGGCGTCATCAACCGGGTGGTTGAGAAAAGCATTGATGATTCTATGTTTGTTTCCATGTTCTACGGCCGCTACGATGCAAGCACTGCGGCGTTGACTTATGGGTCTGCAGGGCATGAACCGGCTATTTTGTACCGTTCAAAAACGGGTGAATTTGATGAACTGTATGCAAAAGGGCTGCTTCTCGGCGTTTCTCCGGCTGCGGCATACGAAGAACATACGGTCCAACTGGAAGAGAACGATCTGGTTATCATGATGACGGACGGCGTAACCGAAGGGCGCACCGATGAAGGCTTTATCGAGCGTGAAGTTATCTTTGAGTTGATCCAACAGAAAAAAGATGAACCGGCTCAGACCATTGTCCAACACGTCTACGACGAGCTGGAACGGATGCAGAATGCAGAGCTTCGGGACGACTTTACACTAGTTATTTATAAAAAAGTCTAA